From the Pseudomonas sp. SORT22 genome, one window contains:
- a CDS encoding LysR substrate-binding domain-containing protein: MKRQMNGQMYVWLHVFACAARHLSFTRCAEELHITPGAVSQQIRQLEERLGFRLFLRRARGVELTAEGQRLAQTVGEAYGSIDAELRRLDAGEIRGTLRLRSIPSFLAKWLTPRLPRLQQRYPDIQLRLVAEDSSQALHEGDFDLAIDLNDGSYPGMHSTPLLDEQIFPVCAPSLLRGRPPLHGPADLAHYPLLHDITAWRGSSEYAEWEFYLEGIGASGLDVRRGHTFNRNHLTIEAAIAGIGVAIARRTLLNDELERGALIVPFGLPIANHKRYVLLYPPGGLAHPGARAVHDWLVEEAEGFRVLHAQDASALALRR; the protein is encoded by the coding sequence ATGAAGCGACAAATGAATGGCCAGATGTACGTCTGGCTGCATGTGTTTGCCTGCGCGGCGCGGCACCTGTCGTTCACCCGCTGCGCCGAAGAGCTGCACATCACCCCCGGCGCGGTCAGCCAGCAGATCCGCCAACTGGAAGAGCGCCTGGGCTTTCGCCTGTTCCTGCGCCGCGCCCGCGGCGTCGAGCTGACCGCCGAAGGCCAGCGCCTGGCGCAGACCGTCGGCGAAGCCTATGGCAGCATCGATGCCGAGTTGCGCCGCCTGGACGCTGGCGAAATCCGCGGCACCCTGCGCCTGCGCTCGATCCCGTCGTTTCTGGCCAAGTGGCTGACCCCGCGCCTGCCGCGCCTGCAGCAACGCTACCCGGACATCCAGCTGCGCCTGGTGGCCGAAGACAGCAGCCAGGCCTTGCACGAAGGCGACTTCGACCTGGCCATCGACCTCAACGACGGCAGCTACCCGGGCATGCATTCCACACCGCTGCTCGACGAACAGATCTTCCCGGTCTGCGCCCCTTCACTGCTGCGCGGCCGCCCGCCGCTGCATGGCCCGGCGGACCTGGCGCATTACCCGCTGCTGCACGACATCACCGCCTGGCGCGGCAGTTCGGAATACGCCGAATGGGAGTTTTACCTCGAGGGGATTGGCGCCAGTGGCCTGGACGTGCGCCGTGGGCACACCTTCAACCGCAACCACCTGACCATCGAGGCGGCGATTGCCGGCATCGGCGTGGCCATTGCCCGGCGTACCCTGCTCAATGACGAGCTGGAACGCGGCGCGCTGATCGTGCCGTTCGGCCTGCCGATCGCCAACCACAAGCGTTATGTGTTGCTATACCCGCCCGGTGGCCTGGCGCATCCGGGGGCGCGGGCGGTGCATGACTGGCTGGTGGAAGAAGCCGAAGGCTTTCGCGTGTTGCATGCCCAGGACGCCAGTGCGCTTGCCTTGCGCCGTTAG
- a CDS encoding leucine-rich repeat domain-containing protein produces the protein MTPAKPNPALIFHRTLIGAAIPAWVSHLAAKDFQTLLQSQQLPSTIEPQLQAALKASRAARQALAVQLAVLKGISQFCAPLLARSLREAHGVEVDVLKAQLHQVGFETLGGRTLPKGATHSSSLLEAALQNFSANEDLGPFSYLADAQGQTVSLSCERFVALCRELDLGRQYQQHLAEVLQDPVRAASMTAATRADFVAQVQRARSYGEITDAVQAALLLLANGAAPRLDGKAVVCRQISVLGSVLDGALLIGPDPAASNVTERCVAWIAGAPLYPIKEYSSTSAFAHDLATSLQTDDYRQAILKCVPQAERPAFVRALNQALYVERFEGEEKIRQPIRNPRLKVEEHALDGELWSRLQRLQVRRLKANARVLAVPTADEDRAARLARLQHWLDIGLNVLNAAAFLVPALNPLMLAVTGAQLMANVFHGVEAWEAGETAEALAQVESLVVNLGLIAGLGVAGSAAEPSLFVDGLERVELANGQVRLWKPDLSGYASPVQLPEGLAPNALGQYALNDQLYIRLDGKLYQQRYDAGLQQWRIRHPDNNDAFEPPLKHYGNGAWQFQGEQPLHWERGQLLRRIGVLAEGLDDASLAQAAEISGVDDDVLRHMHVEQGPLAPLLADTLQRLQLDRRITRMVADIRSGAALEAGMTYPLALLVELPKWPANRVLQVFRGPELWGESQTYGLERWPQGHAFKVLAADVRSGKLAQVLLQALSEAQRSELLGEHLPEQARLPALREQLADLAERKRSAVFDSLYASIESAPGLGAKTLQRDFASLPDSLAEEIVRHATAQERGQLIGEQARVPGRLAEEARAYQRQLRLNRALEGLVFPARMALDSERLALQLLADLPGWNSGIRLELHQQTLASAVLASVGDTEAELRSILKYEGGYRVFDARGNELGLSDDFFAALLRALPDTLRQSLGVEIYEPAQLRQRLTQQALGNRARCSTLIGQQPSRPWLQSPLRLADGRRGYPMGGAVGTLRSSEYRRLSALYPELRANEISEIKNQLRLANEDLGVAIQGLEDEYRQLGQTLDNWVAQRPSAGERVDREMLRDRLKAAWRRVGGDHKHELDLSSWRPGGLPAINVRFRHVTRLFLHRMELSAVPEQFLSSFTELRELNLDHNRLTEIPAALGTRTKLRLLSLEGNQIAVNARMFDPLQSLRALRGLGLTGNQMATLPVEAINALGKLDSLTTLGFRANGATLDAEQLQALAAIPLQELDLARNNIQLDEDGATAFAGLVRLRKLNLADNPLGRAPQLAGLRMLEHLSLRGCQLEDWPDGLLELMQPPEHRLRTVDLSSNELSELPDLAATAFGAALRADGQRSRWLLLNQNPLSEAAATHLRGLGMPFSRRASGLAAGWLREASAEQQQLWDTLFPDEDTHRPLLLVLDRALESSEARFDFNNMSARVWELLRAAQGCDQLFSDLQAVADAYPPTCGDAGADGFSALEVEFLAYRQSQEALDPLQRTAAVVGLYKQLYRRELVNSLAQRIGLARDLRRDAMRAGSRPLPAFDPLDNLTDQDLEHESDPVEIRLKLRQELATRLDFPEPSSGMLYAHRAGVDARVVKNVEREVQRLSSQVEARQQWMVLQHGWKRYLRKLHGQRFATFEQQWRDAADYLLSCLYDWHEFDGPLAPEVRSAVQQILPDAPVDGQGHLQRLALSEGRYFTAEQQLKEVSTAAEHGLIRELTRSSES, from the coding sequence ATGACACCTGCAAAGCCAAACCCTGCGTTGATTTTCCACCGCACCTTGATCGGCGCGGCGATTCCTGCCTGGGTCAGCCATCTGGCGGCCAAAGACTTTCAAACCCTGCTGCAGAGCCAGCAACTGCCGTCGACGATAGAGCCGCAGCTACAGGCTGCGCTCAAGGCTTCGAGGGCTGCACGCCAGGCGCTGGCAGTGCAGCTTGCCGTGCTCAAGGGCATCAGCCAGTTCTGTGCACCACTGTTGGCCCGTTCATTACGTGAGGCCCATGGGGTGGAAGTGGATGTGCTCAAGGCGCAACTGCACCAGGTCGGTTTTGAAACCCTTGGCGGGCGTACCTTGCCCAAGGGCGCGACCCACAGCAGCAGCCTGCTTGAGGCGGCGCTGCAGAATTTCAGCGCCAACGAAGACCTGGGCCCTTTCAGCTACCTGGCTGACGCGCAAGGTCAAACCGTGAGCCTGAGCTGTGAGCGTTTCGTCGCCCTGTGCCGCGAACTCGACCTGGGTCGGCAGTATCAGCAGCACCTGGCCGAGGTGCTGCAGGACCCCGTCAGGGCCGCCAGCATGACGGCAGCGACCCGGGCCGACTTCGTCGCGCAAGTGCAGCGGGCGCGAAGCTACGGTGAAATCACCGACGCAGTACAGGCCGCGTTATTGCTGCTGGCCAATGGCGCTGCGCCCCGGCTCGATGGCAAAGCCGTGGTCTGTCGGCAGATCAGCGTGCTGGGCAGCGTGCTGGACGGAGCGCTGTTGATCGGCCCGGATCCGGCGGCGAGCAATGTCACTGAACGCTGTGTGGCCTGGATCGCCGGCGCGCCGCTGTACCCGATCAAGGAGTATTCCTCGACCAGCGCCTTTGCCCACGACCTGGCTACCAGCCTGCAAACTGACGATTACCGCCAGGCAATACTCAAATGTGTGCCCCAGGCCGAGCGCCCGGCATTTGTGCGCGCCTTGAATCAGGCGCTGTACGTCGAACGCTTTGAGGGCGAGGAAAAGATCCGCCAACCGATCCGCAATCCGCGCCTGAAGGTCGAGGAACATGCGCTCGACGGCGAGCTGTGGAGCCGCTTGCAGCGCCTGCAGGTGCGCAGGCTCAAGGCCAATGCCCGGGTACTGGCGGTGCCGACCGCCGATGAAGACCGCGCCGCGCGCCTGGCGCGTTTGCAGCATTGGCTGGATATCGGCCTGAATGTGCTCAACGCTGCGGCGTTTTTAGTCCCGGCGCTCAATCCGCTGATGCTGGCGGTGACCGGCGCGCAACTGATGGCCAACGTGTTCCATGGCGTCGAGGCCTGGGAAGCCGGGGAAACCGCCGAAGCCCTGGCGCAGGTCGAGTCGCTGGTGGTCAACCTGGGTTTGATCGCAGGGCTGGGGGTAGCCGGCAGCGCCGCCGAACCGTCGCTGTTTGTCGATGGTCTGGAGCGTGTCGAATTGGCCAATGGCCAAGTGCGCTTGTGGAAGCCCGACCTGAGCGGTTATGCAAGCCCGGTGCAACTACCCGAGGGCCTGGCGCCCAATGCCCTGGGGCAGTACGCGCTGAACGATCAGTTGTACATCCGCCTGGATGGCAAGCTGTACCAGCAACGCTATGATGCCGGTCTTCAACAATGGCGAATCAGGCACCCGGACAACAACGACGCCTTCGAGCCGCCGCTCAAACACTACGGTAACGGCGCCTGGCAGTTCCAGGGTGAACAGCCGCTGCATTGGGAGCGTGGCCAGTTGCTGCGGCGCATCGGCGTTCTGGCCGAGGGCCTGGACGATGCCAGCCTGGCACAGGCTGCCGAGATCAGCGGGGTCGACGACGACGTGCTGCGCCACATGCATGTCGAGCAGGGGCCGCTTGCACCGCTGCTGGCCGATACCTTGCAGCGCCTGCAACTGGACCGGCGCATTACCCGGATGGTCGCCGATATCCGCAGTGGTGCGGCGCTGGAGGCGGGCATGACCTATCCGCTGGCGTTGCTGGTCGAGTTGCCCAAATGGCCGGCCAACCGGGTACTGCAGGTGTTCAGGGGGCCGGAGCTGTGGGGTGAATCGCAGACCTATGGCCTGGAGCGCTGGCCCCAGGGTCACGCCTTCAAGGTGCTGGCCGCCGATGTGCGCAGCGGCAAGCTCGCCCAGGTGCTGTTGCAGGCCTTGAGTGAGGCGCAACGCAGCGAGCTGCTGGGTGAGCATTTGCCCGAGCAGGCACGCTTGCCGGCCTTGCGCGAGCAATTGGCCGATCTGGCAGAGCGCAAGCGCAGCGCGGTGTTCGACAGTCTGTACGCCAGTATCGAAAGCGCCCCCGGCCTGGGCGCCAAGACTTTGCAGCGTGACTTCGCCTCGCTGCCTGATTCGCTTGCCGAGGAAATTGTGCGGCACGCCACTGCCCAGGAGCGTGGGCAACTGATTGGCGAGCAAGCGCGCGTACCTGGACGCTTGGCCGAAGAAGCCCGGGCCTATCAGCGCCAGTTGCGCCTCAATCGTGCCCTTGAAGGGTTGGTGTTCCCTGCACGAATGGCCCTGGACAGCGAGCGCCTGGCACTGCAATTGCTCGCCGATTTGCCCGGCTGGAACAGCGGTATTCGCCTTGAGCTACACCAGCAGACGCTGGCCAGCGCGGTGCTGGCCAGCGTCGGTGACACCGAGGCTGAGCTGCGCTCGATACTCAAGTACGAGGGTGGCTATCGCGTTTTCGATGCCCGCGGTAATGAACTGGGGCTGAGCGATGACTTTTTTGCTGCGCTGTTACGCGCACTGCCCGACACCCTGCGCCAGTCACTTGGGGTAGAGATCTACGAGCCCGCGCAACTGCGCCAGCGTCTGACCCAGCAAGCCCTGGGCAATCGCGCCCGCTGTTCGACCCTGATCGGCCAGCAACCCTCGCGGCCCTGGTTGCAATCGCCGTTGCGCCTGGCCGACGGGCGCCGTGGCTACCCGATGGGCGGCGCGGTGGGGACCTTGCGTTCCAGCGAATATCGCCGTTTGAGTGCCTTGTACCCCGAGTTGCGTGCCAATGAAATTTCCGAGATCAAGAACCAGCTGAGACTCGCCAATGAAGACCTTGGTGTTGCGATCCAGGGCCTGGAAGATGAGTATCGCCAGCTCGGGCAGACCCTCGACAACTGGGTGGCGCAGCGACCCAGCGCTGGCGAGCGGGTGGACCGGGAAATGCTTCGTGACCGGCTAAAAGCCGCCTGGCGCCGTGTGGGTGGCGATCATAAACATGAACTGGACCTGTCCTCCTGGAGGCCTGGCGGATTGCCAGCGATCAATGTGCGCTTTCGCCATGTCACCCGCTTGTTCCTGCATCGGATGGAACTGAGCGCAGTGCCGGAGCAATTCCTTTCGTCGTTTACCGAACTCAGGGAACTGAACCTGGACCACAACCGCCTGACCGAGATACCCGCTGCGCTTGGCACCCGGACCAAGCTGCGGTTGCTCAGCCTCGAGGGCAACCAGATCGCGGTCAATGCGCGCATGTTCGACCCGCTGCAAAGCTTGCGGGCCTTGCGTGGGCTGGGCCTCACCGGTAACCAGATGGCCACGCTGCCGGTTGAAGCGATCAATGCCCTGGGCAAGCTCGATAGCCTGACCACGCTGGGCTTTCGGGCCAATGGCGCGACCCTCGATGCCGAGCAGTTGCAAGCCCTGGCGGCAATCCCGTTGCAGGAGCTGGACCTTGCCCGCAATAACATCCAGCTGGACGAAGACGGGGCCACAGCCTTTGCCGGCCTTGTGCGGTTGCGCAAGCTCAACCTGGCCGACAACCCCCTGGGCCGGGCGCCGCAGCTGGCCGGCCTGCGGATGCTTGAGCACCTGAGCCTGCGTGGCTGCCAGCTCGAAGACTGGCCTGATGGGTTGCTGGAGCTGATGCAGCCGCCAGAGCATCGGCTGCGCACGGTGGACCTGAGCAGCAACGAGCTGAGCGAGCTTCCCGACCTTGCGGCCACGGCCTTTGGCGCTGCGTTGCGTGCCGACGGCCAGCGCAGCCGCTGGCTGCTGCTCAACCAGAACCCGCTCAGCGAGGCCGCTGCCACTCACTTGCGCGGCCTGGGGATGCCGTTCAGTCGCCGTGCCAGCGGCCTGGCCGCCGGCTGGTTACGTGAGGCGAGCGCCGAACAGCAGCAACTGTGGGACACCTTGTTCCCCGATGAAGACACCCATCGCCCGCTGTTGCTGGTGCTCGACCGGGCGCTGGAGTCCAGCGAGGCCCGGTTCGATTTCAACAACATGTCCGCCAGGGTCTGGGAGCTGCTGCGCGCCGCACAAGGTTGCGACCAGCTGTTCAGTGATTTGCAGGCGGTTGCCGACGCTTACCCACCAACCTGTGGCGACGCCGGGGCCGACGGCTTCAGTGCCCTGGAAGTCGAGTTTCTCGCCTATCGCCAAAGCCAGGAGGCGCTTGACCCGCTGCAGCGCACGGCGGCAGTGGTCGGCTTGTACAAACAGCTCTATCGCCGCGAGCTGGTCAACTCCCTGGCCCAGCGTATCGGCCTTGCCCGCGATCTGCGCCGCGATGCCATGCGTGCCGGCAGCCGCCCGTTGCCGGCCTTCGACCCGCTGGATAACCTTACCGACCAGGACCTGGAGCATGAGTCCGACCCGGTGGAAATTCGCCTGAAGTTGCGTCAGGAACTGGCCACCCGGCTCGACTTCCCCGAGCCGTCCAGCGGCATGCTCTATGCGCACAGGGCCGGTGTTGACGCGCGTGTGGTCAAGAATGTCGAGCGCGAAGTCCAGCGCCTGAGCAGCCAGGTGGAGGCCAGGCAGCAATGGATGGTGCTGCAACATGGCTGGAAGCGCTACTTGCGCAAACTGCACGGGCAGCGCTTTGCGACCTTCGAACAGCAATGGCGCGATGCCGCCGACTACCTGTTGAGTTGCCTGTACGACTGGCATGAGTTCGACGGGCCGCTGGCGCCCGAGGTGCGCAGTGCGGTGCAGCAGATCCTGCCCGATGCACCCGTGGACGGGCAGGGGCACCTGCAGCGTCTGGCACTGTCGGAAGGGCGCTACTTCACCGCTGAGCAGCAGTTGAAAGAAGTCAGCACTGCGGCCGAGCACGGCCTCATCCGCGAGCTGACCCGCAGCAGCGAAAGCTAA
- a CDS encoding sulfatase-like hydrolase/transferase, whose amino-acid sequence MFKYVKELLLALYLLSNYPYYLERLQAIGLSPALLLYLGVLVLLVLALLLCANIRQAWLRWGFALVFSASAVFFDAYTRITADYLTYSGFISMVYSGGFIGEAIEQYHSVILRVLGSSLLLLLGLGLKPRHPVPGPGALPWAAPLLGIALLTAILFVRAGEGARGLPIMYTPLAYANLMLYESLHDSVGPREPVTLARSGPALARDIVLIIDESVSGNYLDLNTAHGVRSQLNQARPGVSIFNYGYAASIANCSSDTNVTLRYGGTRDDYLRINSTLPSIWQYAKAAGLGTVYIDAQRTGGNLQNLMNAAEKRDIDQFIQFDSTPVRDRDMAAVAKLTELLADGKAQLIVINKVGVHFPVHDKYPDDFMTYRPALPRGQYTDITDTGRRDGFNGQPEDWVLYRNSYMNSLLWNVGEFFNRLFAKADLSQAVLIYTSDHGQDLHERGNPGLNTHCDSNPVEEEGLVPLVVIQGQGLQTLDWQAQLATNKDRSSHYNIFPTLLQLLGYDPAGIAAVYGRSLVVPSDDPFSFNTRFNARLGAKPVFKHIDLSEVVTPGAALPNAQMPVGQAD is encoded by the coding sequence ATGTTCAAATACGTCAAGGAACTGCTGCTGGCGCTGTACCTTTTGAGCAATTACCCCTATTACCTGGAGCGCTTGCAGGCCATCGGCCTGAGCCCGGCGTTGCTGTTGTACCTCGGCGTCCTGGTGCTGCTGGTGCTGGCCTTGCTGCTGTGCGCCAACATCCGCCAGGCCTGGCTGCGCTGGGGCTTTGCCCTGGTGTTCAGCGCCAGCGCGGTGTTCTTCGATGCCTACACGCGTATTACCGCTGACTACCTGACCTACAGCGGCTTTATCTCGATGGTGTATTCCGGTGGTTTTATCGGCGAGGCCATCGAGCAGTACCACAGCGTGATCCTCCGGGTACTGGGCAGTTCGCTGCTGTTGCTGCTGGGCCTGGGGCTCAAGCCACGCCACCCTGTGCCCGGGCCCGGGGCGCTGCCGTGGGCGGCGCCGCTGCTGGGCATTGCCTTGCTCACGGCGATTCTGTTCGTGCGCGCCGGCGAAGGCGCGCGCGGCCTGCCGATCATGTACACGCCGCTGGCCTATGCCAACCTGATGCTCTACGAGTCGCTGCACGACAGCGTCGGCCCCCGTGAGCCGGTGACCCTGGCACGCAGCGGCCCGGCCCTGGCCCGCGACATCGTGCTGATCATCGACGAAAGCGTCTCGGGCAATTACCTGGACCTGAACACCGCCCATGGCGTGCGCAGCCAGCTCAACCAGGCCCGGCCCGGGGTGAGCATTTTCAATTATGGCTACGCCGCCTCGATCGCCAACTGCAGCTCCGACACCAACGTCACCCTGCGTTATGGCGGCACCCGCGACGACTACCTGCGCATCAACTCGACCCTGCCGTCGATCTGGCAGTACGCCAAGGCCGCCGGCCTGGGCACCGTGTACATCGACGCCCAGCGCACCGGCGGCAACCTGCAGAACCTGATGAACGCGGCGGAAAAACGCGACATCGACCAGTTCATCCAGTTCGACAGCACCCCGGTGCGTGATCGCGACATGGCCGCTGTGGCCAAGCTCACCGAGCTGCTGGCCGACGGCAAGGCGCAACTGATCGTGATCAACAAGGTCGGCGTGCATTTCCCGGTGCACGACAAATACCCCGACGACTTCATGACCTACCGCCCGGCCTTGCCGCGCGGGCAGTACACCGACATCACCGACACCGGCCGGCGCGACGGATTCAATGGCCAGCCCGAAGACTGGGTGCTGTACCGCAATTCGTACATGAACAGCCTGCTGTGGAACGTCGGCGAGTTCTTCAACCGCCTGTTCGCCAAGGCCGACCTCAGCCAGGCGGTGCTCATCTACACCTCCGACCACGGCCAGGACCTGCACGAGCGCGGCAACCCGGGGCTCAACACCCACTGCGACAGCAACCCGGTGGAAGAGGAGGGCCTGGTGCCGCTGGTGGTGATCCAGGGCCAGGGCCTGCAAACCCTTGACTGGCAGGCGCAACTGGCAACCAACAAGGACCGCTCCAGCCACTACAACATCTTCCCCACCTTGCTGCAGCTGCTCGGCTACGACCCGGCCGGCATCGCCGCGGTGTACGGGCGCTCGCTGGTGGTGCCGAGCGACGACCCGTTCAGCTTCAATACCCGCTTCAATGCGCGGCTGGGGGCGAAGCCTGTGTTCAAGCATATTGACCTGAGCGAAGTGGTGACCCCGGGGGCGGCCTTGCCGAATGCGCAGATGCCGGTGGGCCAGGCGGATTGA
- a CDS encoding UDP-glucose/GDP-mannose dehydrogenase family protein translates to MDVSVFGTGYVGLVQAAALADVGHRVLCVDVDAHKISQLRQGVPPISEPGLSAMLEENIKEGRLLFSTQASDAVSHAELIFIAVGTPPDEDGSADLSHVLGVTRQIAGLMEADRTLIIKSTVPVGTADKVAALAGEELQRLGKGALKVRVVSNPEFLKEGSALADCMRPDRIIVGTADDQAHDQLAELYAPFCRNHEKLMFMDNRSAELTKYAANAMLATRISFMNELANLTEHLGADIEAVRKGIGSDPRIGYHFIYPGCGFGGSCFPKDLRALLHTAERSGMPLRLLQSVSEVNDSQRQILFAKLKQRFPGSLAGKSIAVWGLAFKPNTDDMREAPSRYLMEALWAEGATVCAFDPEAMSECRRIYGYRKDLQLCATRDDTLEDADALVICTEWKNFRVVDFALLAKKLRSRLIIDGRNLYNPEQVATFGLSYSGIGLRQVQPEVPAP, encoded by the coding sequence ATGGACGTGAGCGTATTTGGCACCGGCTATGTCGGTCTTGTGCAAGCTGCGGCCCTCGCAGACGTAGGACACCGGGTTTTGTGCGTCGATGTCGATGCGCACAAGATCAGTCAACTGCGTCAGGGCGTACCGCCGATCAGCGAGCCGGGGCTTTCGGCCATGCTCGAAGAAAACATCAAGGAAGGCCGCCTGCTGTTCAGCACCCAGGCCAGTGATGCGGTCAGTCACGCCGAGCTGATCTTTATCGCCGTCGGTACGCCGCCGGATGAAGACGGCTCGGCCGACCTCTCCCATGTCCTGGGGGTGACCCGGCAGATCGCCGGGCTGATGGAAGCCGATCGCACCCTGATCATCAAGTCCACCGTCCCGGTCGGCACCGCCGACAAGGTCGCCGCCCTGGCCGGCGAAGAACTGCAGCGCCTGGGCAAGGGCGCGCTCAAGGTGCGGGTGGTGTCCAACCCCGAGTTCCTTAAAGAAGGCAGCGCCCTGGCCGACTGCATGCGCCCGGACCGGATCATCGTCGGCACCGCCGATGACCAGGCCCACGACCAGCTCGCCGAGCTCTACGCGCCCTTCTGCCGCAACCATGAAAAGCTCATGTTCATGGACAACCGCAGCGCCGAGCTGACCAAGTACGCGGCCAACGCCATGCTCGCCACGCGCATCAGTTTCATGAACGAGCTGGCCAACCTCACCGAGCACCTGGGCGCCGACATCGAAGCGGTGCGCAAAGGCATCGGCTCCGACCCGCGCATCGGCTACCACTTCATCTACCCCGGCTGCGGCTTTGGCGGCTCGTGCTTTCCCAAGGACCTGCGCGCCCTGCTGCACACCGCCGAACGCAGCGGCATGCCGCTGCGCCTGCTGCAAAGCGTCAGTGAAGTCAACGACAGCCAGCGTCAGATCCTCTTCGCCAAGCTCAAGCAGCGCTTTCCTGGCAGCCTGGCCGGCAAGTCGATAGCGGTCTGGGGCCTGGCCTTCAAGCCCAACACCGACGACATGCGCGAAGCCCCCAGCCGCTACCTGATGGAAGCGCTGTGGGCCGAAGGCGCTACCGTGTGCGCCTTTGACCCTGAGGCGATGTCCGAATGCCGGCGCATCTACGGCTACCGCAAAGACCTGCAGCTGTGCGCCACCCGCGACGACACCCTGGAAGACGCCGACGCCCTGGTGATCTGCACCGAGTGGAAAAACTTTCGCGTGGTCGACTTCGCCCTGCTGGCGAAAAAGCTGCGCAGCCGCCTGATCATTGACGGGCGCAACCTGTACAACCCCGAGCAGGTCGCCACTTTCGGCCTGAGCTACAGTGGCATCGGCCTGCGCCAGGTGCAGCCGGAGGTACCGGCGCCATGA
- a CDS encoding NAD-dependent epimerase — MKILVTGAAGFIGAHCSLRLLRDGHQVIGLDNFNDYYDPALKHARVRWVEAEARAFTLYRLDLNDAAGIAELFASEQPEVVIHLAAQAGVRYSLENPRAYIDSNLSGFLNILEGCRRHPVQHLLYASSSSVYGANQHTPYRVEDAVDHPLSLYAATKKANEAMAHSYSHLFGIPTSGLRFFTVYGPWGRPDMSPIQFARAIAEGRPIQLFNYGQHQRDFTYIDDIVESLVRLIPLAPTANPAWDREHPDPASSHAPWRLFNIGGQRPVELTDYVALLEKHLQRSASIELLPLQPGDVLATCADASALEQVTGFTPQVSLDEGLGRFIAWFHQYYPQLDRDAVRVNGHLPAQQRRTV, encoded by the coding sequence ATGAAGATCCTGGTCACCGGCGCCGCCGGTTTCATTGGTGCCCATTGCAGCCTGCGGCTGTTGCGCGACGGCCACCAGGTGATCGGCCTGGACAACTTCAACGACTACTACGACCCGGCGCTCAAGCATGCGCGGGTGCGCTGGGTCGAAGCTGAGGCCAGAGCCTTTACCCTCTACCGCCTCGACCTCAACGATGCCGCCGGCATCGCCGAGCTGTTTGCCAGCGAGCAACCGGAGGTAGTGATTCACCTGGCGGCGCAAGCCGGGGTGCGCTACTCGCTGGAAAACCCGCGGGCCTACATCGACAGCAACCTCAGCGGCTTTCTGAACATTCTCGAAGGCTGCCGCCGCCATCCGGTGCAGCACCTGCTGTATGCCTCGTCGAGCTCAGTGTACGGCGCCAACCAGCACACCCCGTACCGGGTCGAGGATGCCGTCGACCACCCGCTGTCGCTGTACGCGGCGACCAAAAAAGCCAACGAGGCCATGGCCCACAGCTACAGCCACCTGTTCGGCATCCCCACCAGCGGCCTGCGCTTTTTTACCGTGTACGGCCCCTGGGGCCGCCCGGACATGTCGCCGATCCAGTTCGCCCGGGCGATTGCCGAAGGCCGGCCGATCCAGCTGTTCAACTACGGCCAGCACCAGCGCGACTTCACCTACATCGATGACATCGTCGAAAGCCTGGTACGCCTGATCCCGCTGGCGCCCACCGCCAACCCGGCCTGGGACCGCGAGCATCCGGACCCGGCCAGCAGCCACGCGCCGTGGCGCCTGTTCAACATCGGCGGCCAGCGCCCGGTGGAACTCACCGACTACGTGGCCTTGCTGGAAAAACACTTGCAACGCAGCGCCAGCATCGAGCTGCTGCCCTTGCAACCGGGTGATGTGCTGGCCACTTGTGCCGATGCCAGCGCCCTGGAACAGGTCACCGGCTTCACCCCCCAGGTTTCGCTGGATGAAGGGCTCGGGCGTTTTATTGCCTGGTTTCATCAGTACTACCCGCAACTTGACCGGGACGCGGTGCGGGTCAACGGGCACTTGCCCGCGCAGCAACGGAGAACGGTATGA
- a CDS encoding sugar transferase yields MTGQPKSAQLQALYQDKRMDPAHRQRIDAAIHMQGRGWLTGRAGGRPWTLSRTNRVVACFGALCILAIISPLLLGLAVLVKFSSPGPVFFVQKRTGYRGRAFGMYKFRTMVANAEALKDSVRHLNKHGADAIDFKIDKDPRVTPIGQWLRRSSLDELPNLFNVVLGDMRLVGPRPTSFNAYRYKDNHLARLSIYPGMTGLWQISGRSDIDFDQRVELDLSYINEQSLMLDLKILFKTPFKVFSGHGAS; encoded by the coding sequence ATGACAGGACAACCTAAAAGTGCGCAACTGCAGGCACTGTATCAAGACAAGCGCATGGACCCCGCGCACCGCCAGCGCATCGACGCGGCGATTCACATGCAAGGCCGTGGCTGGCTGACCGGCCGTGCCGGCGGGCGCCCCTGGACCCTGTCGCGCACCAACCGGGTGGTCGCCTGCTTTGGTGCCTTGTGCATTCTGGCGATCATTTCGCCACTGCTGCTGGGCCTGGCCGTGCTGGTCAAGTTCAGCAGCCCCGGCCCGGTGTTCTTCGTGCAAAAACGCACCGGTTATCGCGGCCGCGCCTTCGGCATGTACAAGTTCCGCACCATGGTCGCCAACGCCGAGGCCTTGAAGGACTCGGTGCGCCACCTCAACAAGCACGGCGCCGATGCCATCGATTTCAAGATCGACAAAGACCCGCGCGTCACCCCGATCGGCCAGTGGCTGCGGCGCAGCAGCCTGGACGAGTTGCCCAACCTGTTCAACGTGGTGCTCGGTGACATGCGCCTGGTCGGCCCGCGCCCCACCTCGTTCAACGCCTATCGCTACAAAGACAACCACCTCGCCCGCCTGAGCATCTACCCCGGCATGACCGGCCTGTGGCAGATCTCCGGACGCAGCGACATAGACTTCGACCAGCGAGTCGAACTGGACCTGAGCTACATCAACGAACAGAGCTTGATGCTGGATCTGAAGATCCTCTTCAAGACTCCCTTCAAAGTCTTCAGCGGCCACGGAGCAAGTTGA